TCCTCCATCCAGAACTCCAGCTCGGACCACAGGATTCAGCTGGACCTCGGGCTGTGGGACAAGTTCAGCGAGCTCGCCACCAAGTGCATCATCAAGGTGGTGGAGTTCGCCAAGCGAGTGCCTGGTTTCACCGGCCTGACCATCGCCGACCAGATCACTCTGCTCAAAACCGCCTGCCTGGACATCCTGGTACGCCTGTCTCCTAAACATGGCTTTCTGCTTCCTGGTGTTTTATTGGAAACTGTGACAATTGCTTAAAGTGAGgtgtttataaaaataaaatgtccaagACAAAGAGATGCAGAAGTACAAGGGATCAAATAAATGACGTCCGGCTTGATTAGAACAACACATAATGTCCTGTGCCGTTATCGTGGTTATTTCACAGATGCCGGTGTAGAAATTATGGATGGATCTGTCAAAtcgtctttcttttttcctccccttcctcactcctctctcctcccatcccAGATCCTGAGGATTTGCACTCGCTACACTCCCGACAAGGACACCATGACCTTCTCCGACGGGCTGACCCTGACCCGCACTCAGATCCACAACGCCGGCTTCGGGCCGCTGACGGATCAGGTCTTCACGTTCGCCGgccagctgctgccgctgcagaTGGACGACACGGAGAGCGGCCTGCTCAGCGCCATCTGTCTGGTCTCCGGAGGTACTGAGGCAAACGCACAACCCTTACTTCTATAGCTCTGGGAGGGAAAAAGTGAAATACTCTGGTGGGTTTGAACAGACCGACAAGACCTGGAGGAGCCGTCGAAGgtggaggtgctgcaggagccGCTGCTGGAGGCGCTGAAGATTTACTCCCGCAAACGGCGGCCCAGCATGCCCCTGATGTTCCCCAAGGCCCTCATGAAAATCACCGACCTCCGCAGCATCAGCGCCAAAGGTCAGACAGCGACATCAAGTCCTTCACTCGTCATACAGGGATTCTGTGAGATGTTTCCTCTCGTGATTATCCAACAAAGTGGTGCAGTGAAGACCAGGAAGTGTTAAATGCCCTTTCGAAAGAGGAACTGCTCCGTGACGGTTCTCTCGTTGTCCCTCAGGAGCGGAGAGGGTGGTGACGCTGAAGATGGAGATCCCGGGCTCCTTGCCCCCTCTGATCcaggagatgctggaggatctgCAGGACCTGGAGAAACGCTCTGAGGAGAGCCAAGCGGAGGCCAACAGCAGCCAGCACACACAGCGCATCGCCTCCTCCTGACTTCTCACTCTGAGACGGATCAAAGAAACTTTGTGTCCCGAGGGGACGCTAACAGGATGAACTAAAGATCCGCAGGGTTACTAGTGTCTTACCTCAGTTTCACAGAAGAAGAGATTCAGTTATTACGCTGATGAGCAAAGTGCTAATTTCTGCCTCAAAGTGGAAAAAACTGAATGGTGTAGTTTTTAGATTGTATcacagtttccttt
This genomic stretch from Gasterosteus aculeatus chromosome 20, fGasAcu3.hap1.1, whole genome shotgun sequence harbors:
- the LOC120811175 gene encoding retinoic acid receptor beta isoform X2, whose protein sequence is MFDYLEFHAFGPGEVMDLYASTSSPACVLQEHDQDVEAFFPQLVEADWQQHRCSQSVESQSSNSSSDDLFASPASPPPPPRTYKPCFVCQDKSSGYHYGVSACEGCKGFFRRSVQKNMVYTCHRDRNCIINKITRNRCQYCRLQRCFAAGMSKELRNDRNSRKGKKEAVKMTVMETYELTAELGLIVEKICIAHRETFPSLCQLGKYTTNSSSDHRIQLDLGLWDKFSELATKCIIKVVEFAKRVPGFTGLTIADQITLLKTACLDILILRICTRYTPDKDTMTFSDGLTLTRTQIHNAGFGPLTDQVFTFAGQLLPLQMDDTESGLLSAICLVSGDRQDLEEPSKVEVLQEPLLEALKIYSRKRRPSMPLMFPKALMKITDLRSISAKGAERVVTLKMEIPGSLPPLIQEMLEDLQDLEKRSEESQAEANSSQHTQRIASS
- the LOC120811175 gene encoding retinoic acid receptor beta isoform X1 — translated: MFDYLEFHAFGPGEVMDLYASTSSPACVLQEHDQDVEAFFPQLVEADWQQHRCSQSVESQSSNSSSDDLFASPASPPPPPRTYKPCFVCQDKSSGYHYGVSACEGCKGFFRRSVQKNMVYTCHRDRNCIINKITRNRCQYCRLQRCFAAGMSKESVRNDRNSRKGKKEAVKMTVMETYELTAELGLIVEKICIAHRETFPSLCQLGKYTTNSSSDHRIQLDLGLWDKFSELATKCIIKVVEFAKRVPGFTGLTIADQITLLKTACLDILILRICTRYTPDKDTMTFSDGLTLTRTQIHNAGFGPLTDQVFTFAGQLLPLQMDDTESGLLSAICLVSGDRQDLEEPSKVEVLQEPLLEALKIYSRKRRPSMPLMFPKALMKITDLRSISAKGAERVVTLKMEIPGSLPPLIQEMLEDLQDLEKRSEESQAEANSSQHTQRIASS